A part of Lactobacillus sp. ESL0700 genomic DNA contains:
- a CDS encoding 1-deoxy-D-xylulose-5-phosphate synthase — MNKHPHYLLNQISGPDDLKKLTLPQLETLAEEIRTLIIEKDTAVGGHFGPDLGIVEMTIAYHYVFNAPQDKLIWDVSHQTYPHKMLTGRAQAWLDPDHYEDVSPYTDPNESPYDYYAVGHTSTSIALATGMAKARDLLGNHENIMALIGDGAMTGGLAYEGLNNAAIEPHNLAIVVNDNQWSIDKNVGGLVTALKKLRDTNGKSPENPFTAMGFDYHYVADGNDLAAMIVAFQQIKDVDHPILLHINTLKGKGYAPALKDEEAYHWASADLLAGKDKTATSPSANSVAIATVEDEIKAGKQAMIINAAIPRSFGLDEFKNNYPDHYTDVGIAEQESVAFAAGFAKEGAIPVLFENSSFLQRAFDQLSHDVAANDLPVVMVIGNNGITTQSKTHLGLFDQVLVANLPNWIYLAPTSLAEERAMLKWAINQSQHPVAIKLPTKPVPEDGASILTDYSAIHYQVSPGKSVAVIALGDFYQLGQQVAAKIGATLVNPLAANILDKPTLDKLAQENQVIVTIEDDLIDAGLGQKIASYLGNKDVKVLNYGQKRVYTDQLPLETNYHDNHLTADQIISDLNSLL, encoded by the coding sequence ATGAATAAACATCCGCATTATTTATTAAACCAAATTTCTGGCCCTGATGACCTGAAAAAGTTAACGTTGCCGCAACTGGAAACGTTAGCCGAAGAAATTAGAACGTTAATTATCGAAAAAGACACGGCTGTTGGCGGGCACTTTGGCCCCGACCTAGGCATTGTTGAAATGACCATTGCCTACCACTACGTCTTTAATGCACCCCAAGATAAACTAATCTGGGACGTTTCCCACCAGACTTATCCCCATAAAATGCTAACGGGTCGCGCGCAAGCCTGGCTTGATCCCGACCATTACGAAGACGTTTCGCCATATACGGACCCCAATGAAAGTCCCTACGATTATTACGCTGTTGGCCATACCTCGACTTCTATTGCCTTAGCAACAGGAATGGCAAAGGCTCGCGACCTTCTGGGCAATCACGAAAACATCATGGCGTTAATCGGCGATGGGGCAATGACTGGCGGCCTGGCTTATGAGGGCTTAAACAACGCGGCAATTGAGCCGCACAATCTGGCTATTGTGGTTAACGACAATCAATGGTCGATTGATAAAAACGTGGGCGGCCTTGTTACTGCCTTAAAGAAATTACGCGACACAAATGGCAAGTCACCAGAGAATCCTTTTACAGCAATGGGATTTGACTATCATTATGTTGCAGACGGCAACGATCTTGCGGCAATGATTGTAGCTTTTCAACAAATTAAAGACGTAGATCATCCAATTTTATTACATATTAATACGCTCAAAGGTAAGGGCTATGCACCTGCGCTTAAAGATGAAGAGGCTTATCACTGGGCTTCTGCTGATTTGTTGGCAGGTAAAGATAAGACTGCTACTAGTCCGAGCGCTAATTCGGTTGCCATTGCTACTGTTGAAGATGAAATTAAGGCCGGCAAGCAAGCAATGATTATCAATGCCGCCATTCCACGCAGCTTTGGTCTTGATGAGTTTAAAAATAACTATCCTGACCACTACACCGATGTCGGAATTGCCGAGCAAGAGTCCGTTGCTTTTGCCGCTGGCTTTGCTAAGGAAGGCGCCATTCCAGTTTTATTTGAAAATTCGAGCTTCTTGCAGCGTGCGTTCGACCAGCTGTCACATGATGTCGCCGCCAACGATTTACCCGTTGTAATGGTCATCGGCAATAACGGCATCACCACCCAATCAAAAACGCACCTTGGACTGTTTGATCAAGTGCTAGTTGCCAACTTACCTAACTGGATTTACCTTGCACCAACCTCCCTTGCCGAAGAAAGGGCCATGCTCAAGTGGGCAATCAACCAGAGCCAACATCCCGTTGCCATCAAGCTGCCAACTAAGCCAGTCCCAGAAGATGGCGCTAGTATTTTAACCGATTATAGCGCCATCCATTACCAAGTATCTCCTGGTAAAAGTGTTGCTGTGATCGCACTTGGTGACTTTTACCAGTTAGGTCAACAAGTCGCCGCTAAAATTGGTGCCACGCTAGTTAATCCACTTGCGGCCAATATTTTAGATAAGCCAACGCTGGATAAACTAGCCCAAGAAAACCAAGTCATTGTCACAATTGAAGATGATCTGATCGACGCTGGCCTAGGGCAAAAGATTGCTTCATACTTAGGTAACAAAGATGTTAAGGTTTTAAATTATGGGCAAAAGCGCGTCTACACCGATCAGTTACCGCTTGAAACCAATTATCACGATAACCACCTTACTGCTGACCAAATTATTAGCGACTTAAATTCCTTATTATAA